The nucleotide window AACCTAGCCCGTTCTTTgcttgtgttattttattttaaattatatgttatttacaCCCTATGTATGAAAGCagtgaatatattttttttgggtacaaagaAGCGGTGATTCTTAGTGTTTGATTTGATGTGGATAATGACTAGATGCATGTATAGCTCAATTTGGTTTGGTACTATGATCTATGTGCAAACATAAGCAAATTAGTATTGTGCTCAAGtttaaattaattcaattttatacgCTTTTATATATACCTTGCAAGTGGAGTGTAAAAAGCTTTTGGTACCTCAAAGATAATATCTTAATTTCCCTCCAAATCTTTACTATCAATATTAGCTTAGTCACCAATTCTCAACGGCTGCATGTTCTTCTTTTAGACTATCAATTATTCTCTGAAAACTATGACTATTTTTAGGATATGAAATCTCAAAAGTTTGTACTTTGAAGATAGAAAAATAACTATTGCGACCAGAAAACAAAGACACTTGAAGTGGAAAGTTCTTTGATAGCActaataaatgtatttttatatagatatgaatatgatatgataatacTCTTCGAAGATATTGAAAGTAGtgaagactaaaaaaaaaaatagaaagaataaacaaaaaagattcCTTCTCATGTAAGGCCAAATGGGTATTAAATAGATGACCTATAAATGGTTGTGTAATTTCCTTTgtacaaataattaaaagattATACAATGCTCAACTTGACCTGCAATCAGTGGCGTAGCCAGGATTCTGGAGTAGAGGGTTCAGACCTTTCAACTTTACCAGAGCTACGAAAGTTTTgtgcaattattttttcttttacatatcatttatttatactactaaatttataattttcgtcattttttttaatcaaatatctattttttttgcataaatgtttaattattttttttttatattttccatattttgtataaattataaatttcaaaatctaTCAAATCAAAGTTAGAATTtgtgtaaattataaatttataattctaaAGCATAATAATTTGGTGTATAACATTTTGTGTTGAAATATGTTTCATGGaaagaagtaaaaataatttacataagTTATTGGTTACGGAAAAAATGTGAGGGAGAGTAATTTGGGTACACCTTGCATTTGAGTTcatgaaaattgagaataagtaagatttattttattttatttggaaaagATGACATTTGAAACCAACTTGATTAAATAGGGTAAacatttgtcaattttatttataaatttgggacaaagaaagTGAACTTTTCCTGTTAAAATTTAGGATGGTGGGAGTATTAAGTTatgaaagaatataaaatatttagtaatatatattatatttgcaaGAATTAAACTCTGCGACATACTTTGTTTAGTGGTAAAAGCTTCTTAAAAGACTTTTAGAATTTGTGTTCTATCTTCAAgcacttcattttttctttagaaggaattcaattattacaattacaattattaataagaaaataaaagaaaacaaatgtaaTAGGAAAAACCAAATAGAGAGTTGGGCTTTTAAAAAATAGAGTTATATCAAAAAGGAAGTCAATTATCTCTAGTTGAGGCAAATACTGTTGTGCTAATATAAAAGTGAGACTCGTGTCATTCATAGGGTGAGAGAAACTTGGGTTATTGGTGTAAAATGTTTGGCTCAATTGCAATGTTAAAATATGAGGAGATTCTTCCTTAAAATATCAGGAGGTTCAAGCACTAATAAAACAGTGCaatcatgtgcaaattttaaAAGCTCAGGAAATGCAAGTGCATCCCCTCACTTATATGTGGCACCGCCACTGCCTGCAATACAAGTTGTATTAATAAATTTGGACTGAAATTCTTAAGAAGTTAGctcaaatataataatgaaaacatcaattaacaattaaaatatCACTAACTAAGCTAGGTAGGACCAAATATGTgattctatatataaaaaagaaaggaCAAAAGCTACGTGACACGGTAAGATTAAGATGAATATATCCTGTGAGTGTAGTTCAGTTGgtaaagacaatgcataatatatacaggTGTCGAAATTCGAACATTTGACACCtcacttctccatatttaaaatgCATGAGCTCTAGTCACTAAGCtacttagaaaaaataatattaagattGATATATAACTATCCCAAAATGTGTATATTTGATACATTATACCCTATTGAACCTGAATGTTCTATATCCTTATCCATTTTACTAATGAATCTAAGATTTTAATTATGTGGGAACTCACCTTTAGCAAAGCCATGTTGTATGGTGATTTTAAAAACATGATGTGAAATGTCCAATATTGTATCTACCATCCGGGCCCTTTTCTTTCTATTAAAggatttaattaaaatgataattaCTATAATGATGGATAATTGAATGATCTAATCTAATTATAATTATCTGTCTTTAATGATTCATCATATGGATTATTGATTAGGTTTCATGTCAATCAAATGAAAGTGGTTATGAATAACATTCTTATCTTGTCTTGTAAAAAGTGGTATTCTATTTCTATCAAATGTTTGAATAAAGAGAAGTACCCCATTTAAGGGTTTAATCTAGCAAGATTACTTTTGATTTTGACTTTGAATAGCATCTCAAAGAAATAGTTTCTCCATATCTGAATCTGAATTTGAAACATTCAAATCTAAGATCGGTGAAAGAAAAAATGTACAAAATTTGATTGTCACGTCCTTGTCATGTTTTTGTAATAATATAAGATAGGGGATATACTTATACATATGTACCTTTAGTAATTTCCATGGCAAGTAATGGTGGTTGAATGATACGAATTTCAAAGTAATTCTTTTCTATGAAATTTCTATTTTTCCCTAGTCATACATATAGATCACATATATGATAGACCGACATCCCAAAgattggaggggaggggagaggAATTCTGACCTTATCTGTCTTTTACTTAATAACTTCCTTGATGTTTGACAATACGTTTGGGACCAACAAATACAAAATTCATAGGAACGtgtgtttataatttatttattttggtgaaAACATGtagtatttataatatttacGAATGTAAAGTCTTCTTTGTATATTTGACCGATTGATCCTAACTAGAGTAAGGACTAATTCCTCGAGGCATCTTAAAATATACTCATATATACATGCATACTTTAATAAGAACGATTGGTCTAAGTCGTGAGAAATTTTATAGATATCGTAGTCTGACTCATCTTTATAAAACTGGTTCGTAAAGAGAAGATTGctctcacttataaacacatgtttaTGTCATATTTTGTTCGATACAAGACTTTTAACACACCCTCTCACGATCAACACTCTGAGCTTGGTTAGTGAACATAAATGGTGGGCGGTCTGATAGCAGAAACCTAATAGTAGGTGGCCCAGCGAATTTTGAAGGAGGCTCTGGTACCATGTAGAAATTGGGGTCCAATCCCCTTTTAAAACCaatttgtaaggtgaggattgtacccgcttataaacacatgttcatgCCACATTTTATCTCATGAGACTCTTTAACAACTATAATGGTAACTAAAAACTACTTTaataatttccaaaaaaaaaaaaaaaaaactactttaataagtagataaatatatttttccttttaacaaaaaaaaaatattaacttcaTAGATACATAatacaattaatattttgtacatccaatttttttttttatggcaaCTAGCTCATTGAAATTGATACGCGAGAGaatcaaaatgagattttgaaataaacacacttcaaaatttcaagtcaatacTATCAAGCAAACTTAAGTGGGTTCATCCAAAAATATCTCTTAATTGGTAATTTTTTGTGCGATAGAATTATGATTTTATTGACAAAAAGAAGGAAAGAGGAAAATCAGGTGAATTCAATGTGGTGTGTATTAGTATAGTCCATACACAAGTACTTACAAATAAGATAAGGTATCAATATATCCTTGTGATCTAGTATTTCTTAtgcttaaaaaaagttttgaaaaaaaaaatcaattataaaaagTATCCACATTGAATAAACTATGTCCAACCAATTAAATAGTGTTGGTGTGCGTCCAATTTTCACAAATTCCACTGCTCACACCCATCAATCATCATATATATCACCAGACACATAAGTTCTTTTGTGTTGGATCTCTAATTTCAATTTCTCCCTCTAAGAGACAATAAACACAAGTTTTAAGGTTAAGGTTTGTGTCGGTTCAAAAAATGGGCAGAAAGTGCTCACATTGTGGAAACATAGGTCATAATTCAAGGACTTGTAATTCATTAAGAGGAAGTGGTAGTTTTGTTGGAGTTAGACTTTTTGGTGTTCAACTTGATTTATCTTCTTCTTGTGTTTCCATGAAAAAGAGTTTTAGCATGGATTCTTTTCctacttcatcttcttctcctacttcttccttttcttcttcaagatTAACCATTGATGATAGAGCCTCTATTGGTTATCTTTCAGATGGTCTCATAGTTCGTACAcaagaaaggaaaaaaggtaCATATATTGTAATACAtttgtaaatttttaatttagattCAAATTTTATCAAGACATCGGATGCAGGATACACATAAGATACAGTGCGTCATCCATTTTAAAGTATATGGATTTCAAAGAAAGCCTATGATGTATTTATTATGAAGACACTTTATTACtactatttattttctttgttctcAATCAATTCTAGGTGGTTCatctataattttaaattattgatttaGAATGTTAAATGAAATTAACatctaacaagttttttttgatattttgttattttattcattagGAGTTCCATGGACAGAAGAAGAGCATAGAAAATTCCTTGTTGGACTTGAGAAGCTTGGAAAAGGAGATTGGAGGGGTATCTCTAGAAACTATGTGACTACAAGAACACCAACACAAGTTGCAAGCCATGCTCAAAAGTATTTTATTCGACTTGCAACCTTGAATAAGAAGAAGAGACGTTCAAGTCTCTTTGACAtggtatatattatataatatttcatGACCAACTAACTAGCACTCCtttcttaatttatatatataaaaaaaattcttcgttCTTAATCATGAAATATGCATTTCATTGAATTTAATGAAATGCATACTTCATGTTCATTCATATTATTAAAAGTCTCACATTTAATAAAATCAGGTTTATAAAAGAGTTTGTAGGTGGGAAAAATTTGTACTTCTTTACAAGCCCATTTtataaaagagtttttttattCCTCTGATTTCTTAAAAAGCATACCACTCCAAATTGGAAAGGCACGAATGCGTTTGGATGTATAATCcataaaaatgtgttttttccGTCTAAATGACGAAATTCATGTGAGTGGTTTTTAAGAATCATGGTGGCCGAAAAATCTTCTTTTTATGATTGTTGGATTAGGAACAactcaaattctaaaataacattaaagcCTATAAAAAATTTACCCGATGACTCTAAGATCACTTGAGTCATGCTTGAGATAGTCAATCTTAGCTATaaggggtgtgttaagagttcCAAATATGCTTAGAGGAAACAAATTGGTTTTCGATGTATAGAGACTTATTTGTTCtatgacaaataaaaaacatcaaatgtCAGTGAAATTAGTCCTTATTGAGACTAATTTAACcgtcatttaatattttttagttatttttagttttttcaaaaacattgacaattttttcaataatgttttttttctcaacAAACCAATTTGGATATTTACATTTTATACAATGAAAAACAAGTATTAATCTCTTAAATTGAATGATATTGTGGAATTTTTTTAGGTTGGTAGTGGCAAGACAAACAAAACAGTTGATCCAAATAACAGTTCTAAAAGCAAGTCAGGAGATTCAGTTTGTAGACATGATCATGAAGTTGAGAAAGATGCAACTTTGTCACTACTAATAAACTCACTTCAACAACAAACCAAATCAGATGATTATGATATGCAAAAAATTGAAGATGATTCTGAAGAAGCAGAACATAAAGATGTTCCAGATTGGCTACATCCTCTAACAAAGTCTTTAAATATGACATTGGTGATACCAAATTCTTCAAATGTAGCACCACCTGATCTTGAACTAACTCTGGCAGGGTCTAAGTCAAATAACATGGAACAAGATAAAACATCATCAAGTTCATTTCTTATTGGGCCAATTAGTGTCACTTAATTAgcttaaattattataaaatgtttatatattaCTCCTTATGTATgtaatttatgaagaaaaattttgtttttatttacctgtcattttttttaaagtgtagtGCAAATTAACTAATAGTTTGAACTATGATATGTAATGCAAAGAAAGAAATAAGTggaatgaaataatatataattaagagtgttatgaaaaaatgaaaataatttcatttaaaatagcATAATTTTAAAGCAACGGTTAAAAGTATTTGCCTAGAGAGTTGTACTCTTTTGTATCATTTATTTGTCGACTATATCTCAATGATCATGCAGAAGGTCATTTGAGCTGAtcaaagaaacattttttttattttatttatgttaatggtAATTATTTAGGCACTAATCTAagcattaattaattaaaatcctATTAATTGAACAGAAAAACGAACAAGACCTACGAATCATGGTTCAATTGGTTGAACAAATTAAACCGAAtaataaatgaatatatttaaaaaatgcaaaaacatAAAACCGATTAAATCAATTGCAACTCAACAATTTCAACTATGGTAAATTCCACTATGATTCAATTAAGATCAAACCAATCAACCAACTAGCATAAAACTTTGCTCATTTGATTGAACCGGTTGGTTCAATACAAATGTTTAAAACATTTTTGCAAAGTTTAGCATAAaacttattttagttttttattcgATCAATGTTAATATTATGTTGAGTGAGGATTGAACCCTTAACATTtgagaaatgatttttgaacaggtttttttttttttttttttttttataactttgtGATGACTTTTTACATCAAATGGTGGAACCCCTTCCCGAATCCTGCGTATATAGGAGCTTTAGTGCATCGggttgtcctttttttttacgattttatcttttatactcatattatgtttttactttatatCTCTGGTGCTctggtttttgtgtcaatactcatatttctttgtatattttacTTGTCTTACAACTTATTGacaaaaatgattgttcaagtaACACTCCTCTAACAATTTACTCTAACAATTTATACGAGTATGTACCTCCTACAATCATGTTTCACTACTACACACTCATATGAGTGGAATTGCttttcaaccaattttttttcttttttttacattttgctTGTAATTAATTAACTAGCAAGTCATCAACATTTGTACCTACCCTACCCAATATAGTATTACGTTTTAATATATGGACTTAATTTAGTAAGAACgtgttttatattataattatgaaAAGTTTACAACTGGAACAAGCTATTTTGGTTGCTTGTACTGCAGTGCTTTGCAGTGTCAATAACTCAACATAATAGAGACAGCTGACGCCAAAAAAATCACATGATTGGGTAATTTTTTTGTTCACTTCCTGATTTTTTATAACTTAAAGTTATTTTTCCATCGGTTAAAAGCAAAGTTTGATTGTGTATTGAGAAGATTTTGGATTCCACTATCACTAGGTTTGGAAAGGTAGGCGTCTAGGAATACGAGTTCGGATATGCTCAATTTAGATTCAACTTCATTTACTCTATTTGGAGTTTGAATATAAGACATGtggtaaaaaaatatctaaaagtttagattttaaattaaaaataataaaaggctGTTGCAATATGAGAGAAGAAGGGAAcatgatttatttgttattattatgtatttttattaaacacatatttgtttttttatacaatcattttatgaaaGCTTTTGAAACAACTATCTCTGATACTCTCGTTATGTTCTtactctctttattattttagtttttgtgttaATATATACATTTCTTTGTAAATCTTTGGTTGtctcataagttgttttaaaaatggTTCTTCAAATAACATATGTGATAAATgatttcttctatttcttttgctaaaaaaaaaaatgatttcttctattttttaatgcataaatgAAGAGCTTTAAGATGCACAACTTAACTATCACAATGAAGATTCTAGTTTAAATGACCGAAGCTTATGAAGATATTTTGTACAACCACTTGGATGCCAAATATCTTTTCGGGTCCTGCTAATCGGTGTCACCGGAACACTGGTTAAGCATATtataaaagagaattattactataaaaggaaattatttttgactttattataaatcaattacacaatttcaatgcattaactactatataatttcctttttcatatctttAACAGTGTCCCAggagcaccggttagcattgTGGCTTCCTAGGTATAAGAAatgtgaactttttttttttctttcaatgatAGAATTCAGATATTATTTCGGTTGAATTCTCTTGCATTAATCTCTTATAGAAAGATCAatatattctctcaaaaaaaaaaatcaatatatatccATACAAGATAATTGGAGTGATAAAGAGATCGTAGAATTCTTtcctattaataaaaataaaatccaacatgtgtaatttcaaaaacaaaatattcatacaataattaattaaatgaaagttTAAAAACTAGTAATAGACGGTGGAAATGATCGTGTTTGATTAGTTGATCCTTAAATCGAATATCGAGTTTTCAGAATAAGTCTCTATTAATGAATAGTTTATATATTACTccttatgaatgattttaacTTAATTCAGACAAAAAATGATAGCTGCTTTCATAATAGAATGACCCTATTGAATTTGGCATATTCCCTTTTCAAACTCTTTGGTTAAGCTTCATTTCCATCATATCCTTATCTTCATATTTATATACAGTCAAATGCCTAGAGTACCAAATAACTATGTGTGGTGTACATATCTTCTcatattctattcatgtactCTTTTTAGATTTTAGATTTCATCAATTTatcaatcaaatttaaatatgattgCTTTATTATGATTGCTTATTTGTCTACAAATACAAAATGCTAATAAACAAACAAGTTGTATGATACACTATCTTGACAAGTGGTTCACCATTGATAGATACTGCTTCTACTTACTATATTATAAAAGTAAGTTTCTAGGATTTTATCATTTTGCCCCTTGGAGaggcattttagtaattttttattgatgggTGTGGTTAATGCCACCTCATCATTTTAGGGTGCATTTTCCATTTTgcccttcaccatttttttaattattttataattttatatttttaataacttttataatttttattttttttttaactatttttcaattttttcacccaaattcagttgcttctaaattgccgttgtgggagagtAAGGTATCGCTTGATCCGGcttttttccaacttttttaaggagaagttaggtcaaacacactatcaattattttaatttcaatattgtttaatcatcacaacctcacaaatatttttattcacactgtcatttaatgatatcaaatactattatttcttttattcaacctcgcaaatatttacacacacacacattaacgtttagagtaatattttatgttcgtctgtctgtgtttttgttacgctgatgcatataattttttttagtgttgcttggttgagtgctacctcaccgattttttttaactattttccaatttttatatttttaaatacttttaactattttccaattttttctcccaaattcagttgcttctacactgccattgtgggagattaagataccgtttgacccggttttttttttttacttctctacatttttaaaaagaagttaggtcaaacacaatatcaattaagtacttactagaaagggaacattttttaatgcatagaattgaatggaatgagctttgaccaaaagttgttgaatgctactttaaaaaactacttctcgacaatatatttcacaaacacctcttttcaactcacgctgggaaccttttcttttattttttaatattatatttcagtatattttctcttcatttaactttattttattttatttttttgaacagttccatttaattttattatctttttttcaaaagatttttattatctttttatcacttatatatttaatttcaatattgtttaatcatcacaacctcacaaatatttttattcacgctgtcatttaatgataccaaatatttttatttcctttcttcaacctcgcgaatatatacacacacattaacgtttaaagtaatattttatgtccgtctgtctgttttttgttacgctaatgcatataattttttttagtattgcttgcttgagtgctacctcactgatttttattaactatttttcaattttcatatttttaaaaacttctgactgttttccaatttttttatttttaactattttctaattttttttctcacaaattcagttgcttctgcactgccgttgtgggagattaagataccgtttgatccgtttttttttttttttttcaacttctctacatttttaagaagttaggccaagtacaatatcaattaagtacttacaaaaaaggtactttttttaatgcataaaattgaatggaatgagctttggccaaaaggtACTATTTTctaatactttatgtgtgtttgtttttttgttaggctaatgcgtataatttttataaaattttgattttaattaaaagtaaaattttagatgtcttttcttcaaaaaaggtatagatgccgaaaaaaattatgcttatgttatatatatatatatatatatacacacacacataaaaggtatagatgcctaattaaaaaaattatacttatcttttatatatatattgcacctttatatcgtaacaaactatgcatatcttttttttattaaaaaaaactaaatattgctaaatagaaaaggtattattttctattttgtcaacatcagatgatagaattttgtataagtttgataatgacccgaAAAATGCCTTTCCTTATGtagtgggaatatagttgatgtaacactatgggaaaaatactccgtagctttatcatttaccgtctatttaccttgagttccttgcttccattttgtagtcaatggcaacccaaatatatgtaacaattggtcaggttcgaggttGCTCATCAACCTCcatcatccggttgttgagaagtttaagacttagtaagtttgcattatgatttcacaatacagtgttagagtaacttattatttcacaatccgatttgattgttttttgaccatgtttcttaaattgttgtcgtgactttaacacttctcaagcttagAGTCAAACTTCagttagaacttaagtcagaattcgacttcttctcaacgtacttcgtacaacgatttttccaaactgTCACATGTTAGGCCAATTGctaaatttataaacttagtcaatgtctgctttttttatgcacaaacatgctttgagtttttttacgcacaaattaaaaatacatattgcattattctttatttcatgtgcataatttgtgttaggaaacatattgcatcactatttggaaaacaactaaattcaatcataaccagtttggattgtattatgagagttgcaccaaatgttcgaatacatcaatgtcaaatgatgctagctatatatgcacatgcggaagtgatgcttaatttccatttgtttcaacaatgttaattggtcaacagGGTGCATAtaatgtacatgcatgcatttatctagactttatatgAAGATAATAGgatgataaattagaagtcatgttacattttctttagcttaaaatcagttatgcta belongs to Medicago truncatula cultivar Jemalong A17 chromosome 6, MtrunA17r5.0-ANR, whole genome shotgun sequence and includes:
- the LOC11442166 gene encoding transcription factor MYBS3, which produces MGRKCSHCGNIGHNSRTCNSLRGSGSFVGVRLFGVQLDLSSSCVSMKKSFSMDSFPTSSSSPTSSFSSSRLTIDDRASIGYLSDGLIVRTQERKKGVPWTEEEHRKFLVGLEKLGKGDWRGISRNYVTTRTPTQVASHAQKYFIRLATLNKKKRRSSLFDMVGSGKTNKTVDPNNSSKSKSGDSVCRHDHEVEKDATLSLLINSLQQQTKSDDYDMQKIEDDSEEAEHKDVPDWLHPLTKSLNMTLVIPNSSNVAPPDLELTLAGSKSNNMEQDKTSSSSFLIGPISVT